The sequence ATAAAGTTCATATTATCGAGAGTGCCGAGAGCCATGTATCAAATTGATCAAACATGTAACATCTTTTATTGTAAATTCCATCATAATTTGGAATCAATTCAAAAGGATTCAAACAGGCATTTTCCTATATTATCCCaccatttattaaaaaaaaaaaaaaaaaaaaagaaaaaaagtatatataaaaattaactTTTAGTTCTTAAGGCAATTGCGGTTACCAAACAGAATAAAATATCCCTGCAAGGCATCGatgggaattaaaaaaaaaacaaaaaaactttaaagaCTGTTTTGGTATCATTTAATACGCTACAATATAACTGTTGtggttaatttaaaaataaagttttcatGTGATTCCATTTGTATATTTGAAACCCCTAATCTGATTGATCTACAATTACAATGTACACATGCAAAATATGAAGGTTATTCTGACAGGGTTGAACCAAACAAAGAATAAGTGTCCTCAAGTTATTCATAagtgtgcatgatttagtaaCGCTGTTTTGGGATCTGttaggatgttttttttttaattattattggaATCATGATGAATTGGTTGATGAGCAGCTGAGTGTGATCCATTATAAATGCTTCAGTTCTGTTTTTGTTTGGCTTTCTGGAAAGCCTGAGAATCATTGTTAGCTTTTCTGTTATGTGAGAGTGGTGATCCTgttaaactgtgtgtgtgtatatatataatgttccTTAAGTACATGGTGTTTAACTTCAGTTCAGGCTCATTATTCAACTAAATATTCACGATCTACATCTTTTgaagagtttttatttttttaaatgaaaatcagTGAAATTGTTTTTGCACTTATATTTTTGTCCTAGGAAACAGCATAAACATGGCCTCAGCCTCATCTAGCAGCGAAAGTGAGTCGCAAAGTGTGCTTACCTGGGAGCAAGTGAGCCGTTTGAACGACGTGCTGACAGAGGTCGTGCCAGTCCACGGACGTGGCAACTTCCCCACCTTGGAGGTCCGGCTAAAGGATATTGTACAGATGGTGAGGAACCGTCTGGAGCTGAGGGGCATTACAGTCAAAGATGTGCGTCTGAATGGCTCCACTGCCAGCCACGTGCTGGTAAAGGACATTGGCTGGAGCTACAAAGACCTGGACGTCATCTTCAGGGTAGACCTTCCTCGGGAAGAGGAGTTCCAGCTCATCAAAGATGTGGTTCTGAGCACTTTATTAGACTTTCTGCCTGAGGGGGTGAACAAAGAGAAGATCACTCCTATGACTCTGAAAGAGGCCTACGTCCAGAAGCTGGTCAAAGTCTACACGGAGCAGGACCGATGGTCCCTCATCTCGCTGTCCAATAACAATGGCCGCAATGTGGAACTTAAGTTTGTGGACTCGATCCGGAGACAGTTCGAGTTCAGCGTGGACTCCTTCCAGATCATTTTGGATTCTGTGCTATCATACTACGGCCTTTCAGAAAACGCCATGTCTCGGCACTTCCACCCTACTGTGGTCGGGGAGAGCGTGTACGGTGACTTTGCCGTGGCTCTGGACCACCTCAGGAACAAGCTGATCGCCACCAAACGGCCGGAGGAGATCCGCGGAGGTGGTTTGCTCAAATACTGCAACCTCCTGGTGAGGGACTTCAGGCCCACGGACGAAGACGAATTTAAGGCCCTGGAGCGCTACATGTGCTCCCGTTTCTTCATTGACTTTCCCGACATTGGTGAGCAACAGCGCAAACTGGAGGCTTATCTGCAAAGCCACTTTGTCGGTGAGGAGAAGAACAAGTACAACTACCTCATGATCCTGCGGCGGGTTGTGAACGAGAGCACCGTGTGTCTCATGGGACATGAGAGGCGGCAGACACTCAACCTCATCTCGCTGACGGCGTTTCGGGTGCTCGCCGAGCAGAATGCCATACCGGACGCGTCCAATGTTACCTGCTACTACCAGCCGGCTCCGTATGTCAGAGACCTGAACTTCAACAACTACTATGTGGCCTCTTGTAACCAGTCCATTCCAACTTGGTTGCCTTGTAACTAAGACACAAAATGCTTGTTCAACAACAAGATCCATGAATTGGCTAGAAAAGCCAGATATTTGGCCATAAGGGATGCTTCCCTCTGTAGGCATAAAGgatatttaaaatgacaaatgtttcctttctttacttttttttttttctttttttttttccttttaattcCTTCTCTGCAGAGGTGCCAAGACATTTCTGATTCAAAGTGATATATTTTAGTgattggaatttttttttttttttttttttttacttaataatCTAAAGTTTCAGGTTTGTTTATTGCTCTCATTGCTGTCCCTGCTCTGAGagacactttttttctttttttttttttctttcaatgtTGAAGAGAAACAATTCCCACAGTGCCTTAATTATAACCCTAAAagtgaaggaaatgcatattggGGCATAGTTATATTTTTCCTGTGATACAAAATATaaaggccaaaaaaataaaaataataataatgttcttTGAAAttcagagggaaaaaaaatacaaaaaatggagagaaaaagatgaaaaatgtgaGCACAGGTGAAATAAGTATTTTAGGTCTCAAGTTATCAGGagattttgattgttttttggTACACTAGTGGGCAgctaaagctttttttttttttttttgttctcatGAATAGAAATGTGAACAGAATAATGTTGAAGTATTCATAGCAATGCGCTTCAGTTTGCTGTGTGAATGCATACAGATGACTTGTTCAACTGTTCATTTTGGGGAAATTGTGCAGTTTGTAAACTTGTTCAGTCTTGCCAGTTATATCCAGGGTGAGATTGAAATTGATTGCAGCATGTACAAAAAGATGATTTGTCCTCATCCCATAGAGCAGAGAGAGCagtaaaaagtcattttaatgaaCTAGATTAATAAGGAGCCTTTGATCTAGTGGTTTAATCTTCCTTCATCTCTCATTAACATTGCGTACATGTTTAAATGGGACCGAGAGGTCATGGTTTGTCCATACAAGGATCAACTGTTGGACGATCGGTCCTCCTGAGCTTTTTGTGGCCATTAGCAGACTTAGCACTGCTGTATGTAACCAGACCTCCAACTAACAGCCTAGCCAAATGGTGTCACGGCGCTCTAAAATTATCCCTTCCTGCACCTCTCTGGATGTGCCTTGAATGGACACCGTATGGGGTGGAATTTTTAGTGGGGCGACTGTCTTTCCCGTGCTTCTGATTTGCGTCACTGTAGATGAGAGGTGAACGCTGGTATGTCACAAGGCCTTTTCTGGTAATTGAAGTGTGGGAGGGTTCACCGCTGTAGCCAGGGGATATACCCATGCGTGGATGTAAAATCCTGTTGGGATGGATTCCTTTCCAGGTTTAGCTCTAATCGATGTTGCTGCTCTTGGTCTTTATTGGGCTTCAGTGTCTCCTGTCTTAGTCCTTTGTCAGTGAATTTGATGTAATGGCTTCAAGGAACAGTTGCAATTGTCAGTTGGGTAGAATCAATTCcatgcttttttattttgtacatttagACAGTATTAAATTGTGACTGCCTATTCTTGTCAGTCTCCCACCCCACCCCcatgccccccccccccatcccATCATGCCCACGTGTAGTTCCTCTTTCGACAGTCGTCCATTCAGAGAAGTCTAGTACTCTGCTAGCTGCTCTTACGTAATGGCTGACAGCTGCCCCCTGCCCCTCAGGTTTCGTCTCTGCTCACGCGCCACAGCTCCTGCTGCTTCAGCTTGTACAAGCACATGCACAAGATAACCATGAGGGCCACGTTCCTTCTCTTATCTGCTGTCACAGACTTCTAGGGTAATGAGAAGGGTCACATAGCCTCCCTTTCAGTGGGTCACACCCCAAAGCATATTGATCTGGAATGGATTTTACTCTAGTTTTGTtgtggtgttttgttttttgggccCCCCTACACCTTTGTATATTTTTGGGACATGCAGACTTTGGACCAATGTTTGAACCAGCAACACCGCAcatgtgccttttttttttttttttttttttttttttttttttttttgtggtccCCCATTTGGGCTTAGCTTATAACAATATGTGAAATGCATGTAAAGACCTTGTAGCTCAATCCTCTCTGGTTTCAGAACCATTTGGTTCCATTAAAGGTGGAGGATGAATGACAGACaactaaaaattatttatttttgtccatCATACCTTATCAACTCTCATGTCACACCCTGCTTTTTCTGAGTGTAGTTGTCTAGTCGTTCCAGTTAAATAATTTTCATGCCTCCTTCTACATCATCCTCCTAACCAAAGCAAGTACTGTGCATTACACGGCGTTTTCAAAATCTCTAAGGCTAATATTGTTAAAATACCCTTGTCAATAAATGCACTTTACCGGCCTTGTCATACTCCAAAGCCCTGTGAACACACAAGCTATAAGGTGTtcgtggtttttttttttttttttttttttttttttttgtctcaggGACATAAAGGGCTACAGTGTTTTGATGGTAACTTCTGTTCAGCAAACGGCCTGAGAAGTTTAACTGTTTGAAATGCTTTGTCTTATAACTGAGATATTAAGGAAAAAGTCAGCGCACCAGGAACAAGTACTTCTGTTTCAGAACtggttttcccccttttttcttttttttttttttttctttctttttccttctCCTTACGCTGCATATAAAGGGCACTTGTATGATCTGTAGTTGTTGGCCAGCATAATTAATCTAGCCTTAATCTGtcctccccttttttttttttttttttttttttttttgatgtgtaTTAGAATCTTTTAAAATCAAAGAATTATGGCTTTTGTTTAGTATGCTTTTTATCTTCTGTCCAAATGCGCTTCACTTAGACAAGGCCTGGTGTGATGAGGCTTGGCTCATTTCCTGTTTGAAGTCTGTGTAGAGTATGTTTCATGGAAAGGGAGTGTTAAAAATGGGGGGGGGAAACATGCTTTGTGTATTGAattcatattttgttttattttctctgTCCCCTCTGTCAGCTGTAATTCCATATTCCCCAGTGTTACCCTTTATTCTTTAGACAAAGGTGTTGGAGCTTTTGTAACCGCTCTGAATGCATCtgtaactgtgtgtgtgcgtgcgcagGGGAGGTTTATTGGATTTGGATGTGCTTGTCTAAAGTGCAAGTCTTGATGATTGAGGCCTTTTTGAAGCCCTTTTGCAACGTTGCAAGTAGAGTTGTGGATTTCAGCAcattgtttacttttttttttttttttttttgtgtgtgtgattattTGTCTTGTCTGTCTGTGAGGATGCTAATGATTGTGagtttaaaaaaagtgaaaaatggaATAAGTCGCACTATTATTTTGAAGTAGTTATGTCGGCTCTCTGATGTCGGCGTGGTGATTTAATGATGTAAATTCATTATGCCATTTTGTTTCTAAGCACTTTTACCTCACTATAATTTTCCTTTGGATGGAATTGAGAATAAGGAAAATGTGTATCAAGGggaaaataataaagtattcAAAGCCCATTCTTTCTCATGCTCTTTTCTTTGAAAATTAAGTTTTCAAGTGTTCTAacattggattttttttttatttttttttttatgcttcaATGTTGACTACTACAGTAGATTTGCTGTTTGAGATGGAGGGACACTTTATTACAATGTTTTCTCGTAATGGTGGAGACTGATAGTTTCAAGTGTTTGAATGATCAGTGTTCACTGAGGTGTTTATTCCCAAGGGTTCTCTGGCCCATGTGGTGTTCATCTCTGCTGCATTGCTCCACTGCCCTTAAAAGCACAAGTATGAATCAGCAGTCTCTGCAGGCTGGAGCTGCTCTCTGTGGCTGATATACATAGTCCTGGTCTATATCAGTCACAGTGGGCTAAAAATTAAAAGGTTTGGTTACACTATGCTTAAACATATTTTGATTTGCTTTTAATGTGTGCTAAATTGAActtaaatttgtttatttgccTCCTATTCTTGAACATGTCTCCATTTATCTTGAGATTTGTAGTGTGATTTAATGAGAAGCTCGCCATAAAAAGTAGCACAAAGGTTTTGATCTTTGTTAACTTATGTAGGCGTGTACTGAAATTCCCTAACTGGTTTCTTTTTTACAGATAGTTACATTTAAATAAGCACACCAATAAATGTCTAACTTCCCTGTTAGTATTCATTAGACATgattcaaaattgttccaattttaaatacttttataaaccgattataaatataaatttctgaatgtctatatatatatatatatatatctaatatATATGCCTTTTTTAACATGTATTTGTGTGTCTAACATGTTCTTAAgtggtcatcttcccacaatgtaGATTTTCCTTTATACTgtaacatatttaaatgtttagcgTGTGCAGGATGATGCATCAgctaatgttgttgttgttataggAAAGAAATAGAAACATTTTGCTAATTTAGTTATAAAATGTCATATTAAAAGAGGTAAAATGGCCCCTACCTATTGGCCCTAATGGccctgctatttttatttatatgtgccattaatgtaaaatactaaaTCAGCTACTCTTATTTCAAAGTTTATTTTGACAATTTAGTTGAATAATCAATGACAAAGCAAATTTCCAAGTAAAAGAGATTTATCTGAAAGGTAAACTTATTCTGTGACTTACGTAAATATTCATATGCCTGTACATATTTAATTGCCCATAAGAAGATACAGTATGTCATAATAAAAACATGGTGAAATCAAATGGAATGATTTCACTCAACCTATAGATTttaatgaaagaaaagatgTCTGAGGGGGTCATTTTACCCCAAGGGTCTAATTTT is a genomic window of Chanodichthys erythropterus isolate Z2021 chromosome 14, ASM2448905v1, whole genome shotgun sequence containing:
- the tent5c gene encoding terminal nucleotidyltransferase 5C encodes the protein MASASSSSESESQSVLTWEQVSRLNDVLTEVVPVHGRGNFPTLEVRLKDIVQMVRNRLELRGITVKDVRLNGSTASHVLVKDIGWSYKDLDVIFRVDLPREEEFQLIKDVVLSTLLDFLPEGVNKEKITPMTLKEAYVQKLVKVYTEQDRWSLISLSNNNGRNVELKFVDSIRRQFEFSVDSFQIILDSVLSYYGLSENAMSRHFHPTVVGESVYGDFAVALDHLRNKLIATKRPEEIRGGGLLKYCNLLVRDFRPTDEDEFKALERYMCSRFFIDFPDIGEQQRKLEAYLQSHFVGEEKNKYNYLMILRRVVNESTVCLMGHERRQTLNLISLTAFRVLAEQNAIPDASNVTCYYQPAPYVRDLNFNNYYVASCNQSIPTWLPCN